Proteins encoded in a region of the Zea mays cultivar B73 chromosome 4, Zm-B73-REFERENCE-NAM-5.0, whole genome shotgun sequence genome:
- the LOC100285469 gene encoding 30S ribosomal protein S21, chloroplastic-like yields MAAPATSSLLSTLLQLPLAPFSGKSSPPSVVHVARRAPTAVVAAKGFNVQILVDENEGEESIFRRFRREVMRAGVLQEIKRRRRYESKTDEKKRKAREAGRRNRRRRMMDEPRFPEEDADATSKARDEDNDNWEVDGIL; encoded by the exons ATGGCCGCCCCCGCAACGAGCTCCCTGCTGAGCACGCTGCTGCAGCTACCGCTCGCTCCGTTCTCGGGGAAGAGCTCGCCGCCGTCCGTGGTGCACGTGGCGCGCCGGGcgccgacggcggtggtggcggcCAAGGGGTTCAATGTGCAGATCCTGGTGGACGAGAACGAGGGGGAGGAGTCCATCTTTCGCAGGTTCCGGCGGGAGGTGATGCGCGCCGGCGTGCTGCAGGAGATCAAGCGCCGCCGGAGGTACGAGAGCAAGACAGACGAGAAGAAGCGCAAGGCGCGCGAGGCCGGACGCCGCAACCGTCGCAG GCGTATGATGGACGAGCCGAGGTTCCCAGAAGAAGACGCCGACGCGACCTCCAAGGCTCGGGACGAGGACAACGACAACTGGGAGGTCGACGGCATCCTGTGA
- the LOC100279588 gene encoding mediator of RNA polymerase II transcription subunit 11-like isoform X1, producing the protein MIPQSQSSSLQRLQHVEKRIVRVLELAGAVMEELGYSQGPRTDAVGAHCREFMMAMKEIQTTLREEIKSACEYRPFEKCDYSARIANEICCKKLEYVLEKLDTMQQNLEQSTDNV; encoded by the exons ATGATTCCCCAGAGCCAGAGCAGCTCCCTGCAGCGCCTTCAACACGTCGAGAAG CGGATAGTGCGGGTGCTGGAGCTTGCGGGAGCGGTGATGGAGGAGCTGGGATACTCTCAGGGCCCTCGCACCGATGCAGTCGGCGCGCACTGCCGCGAGTTCATGATGGCTATGAAG GAAATTCAAACGACACTGCGTGAGGAAATCAAAAGTGCTTGCGAATACCGTCCATTTGAAAAGTGTGATTACAGCGCAAGGATTGCTAATGAGATATGTTGCAAGAAGCTGGAGTATGTACTCGAGAAGTTGGATACAATGCAACAAAACCTTGAACAGAGCACTGATAATGTTTAG